The Solirubrobacter pauli sequence CACCTCGTGGCCGCAGGCGACCTGCGTCCAGTGCTGGTGGTTGTTGGCATTGCCGTTGACCGTCAGCGGCTGGTTGTTGAGGCCGTTGACGTTGTAGACGCCCGCGGCGGTGGAGCGCGCGCAGTAGCCGCCCGTGTACTCGAACGCCGGCGGCAGGTTCGGCGTCGAGCCCGCCCACTTGTAGGTCGTCGACGGCGCCGGTTCCAGCAGACCGCAGACCGCGATCGCGCCCGGGCAGACGTCGTAGTTGAAGCCGGCCGGCTTCTTCGCCAGCACGGCGTTGGTGTCCGCGCCGTCGTAGCGGACCTCCGGCGTGCGGATCATCACGCCGCCGTTGCGCGTGGACGTCGGCGTGTCCTGCACCGTGTACTGGATGCGGAACGTCGCGTCGCCGAACGCCTTCACCGGGTACCAGTAGGCGCCGAACGGCGAGGCGCCGACGTCGATCGCACCGTTGGTCGTGTTGAGCGTCGCCTGGCCCTGACCACCCTCCGAAGCCGGGCGCGACTGCGCGAGCGTCCCCGCGGCGAACTTCCACTTGTCGAACGACGCGTCCGAGCCCGTGGCGGTTCCGTCGAAGATGTACCGGAACCCAGGATCAGGCGCGGGTGCCGTGTACTGCGCATGCGCGGCCGGGGCCGCCGCCAAGGCGGCGAGTCCCGTCACACATGCGAGCAACTTGCGCTGCATGGTCTCTCCCCTCCACTTCTGTCAAAGGACAGACCGACTTATACCTGACCGGGGAGCAATTCTGCCCCGCTCCGTCAGTAAGTCAGGTGACCGGTCAGGAAGAAATGGCCAAGTGGGCGGCGATCGCAAGCACCAGGACGCGCCCGCCGATCGACAGCGAGCGGCGGATCGCCGGCGTGATCCAGCGGCCCGCATGGCCCGCCGCGAGCGTCAGCACGAGGTGCCAGCCGGCGCTCGCCACGCCGACGCCCGCGACGAACGCGGCGGTGTCGGCCGCGCCGTCGAGCGACAGCGCCGCGGCGACCGCCGCGAACGACGCGATCGTCAACGGGTTGACGGCGGTGATGGCCAGGAAGCGCGTGTAGTGCGACCGCGCGCTGCCGCCCGTCTCCACCTCGCGCGCCTCCGGGTTGCGCCACAGCCCGGCGAGCCCGTAGAGCGCGATCACCGCCAGCACCGCCGCGGCGACGAGCTTGATCTCGCCCTCGTGGCCCGCGAGCACCGCGCCCGCCGCGCTGCC is a genomic window containing:
- a CDS encoding LysE family transporter, with the protein product MDALLAGLIAGLAVAMQVGAVSLLLIEASVVAGPRKGLAAGMGVATVDFVYAVIAGVAGSAAGAVLAGHEGEIKLVAAAVLAVIALYGLAGLWRNPEAREVETGGSARSHYTRFLAITAVNPLTIASFAAVAAALSLDGAADTAAFVAGVGVASAGWHLVLTLAAGHAGRWITPAIRRSLSIGGRVLVLAIAAHLAISS